A genomic stretch from Nerophis ophidion isolate RoL-2023_Sa linkage group LG14, RoL_Noph_v1.0, whole genome shotgun sequence includes:
- the rnf182 gene encoding E3 ubiquitin-protein ligase RNF182 produces MFEVKTCAQDVGSHVEELECKICYCAYNLGCRRPKVLECCHCLCAKCLAKIHDLGESPPSSVVCPFCRYSTSLLGEVVSSLPDDRSLVAMLTLQSRNRRNLQYRQENTTELLLDPRNLGDPSTYSSIRGSPNFVVITIMDTPPRPSLSQDTLHRQGGPHAPNRLSSQDSMASITQRWTWWNCIALLCQTSARVLVWMLGLLFFSSLPMGVYLLIMQQTTVGVLLVGLIPTSLVVVMFYGFCQCFCREVWKCMPP; encoded by the coding sequence ATGTTTGAGGTAAAGACCTGCGCTCAGGATGTTGGCAGCCATGTGGAAGAGCTGGAGTGCAAGATTTGCTACTGTGCTTATAATCTGGGGTGTCGCAGGCCAAAGGTGTTGGAATGCTGCCACTGCCTGTGTGCCAAATGTCTCGCCAAAATCCACGACTTGGGAGAGTCGCCCCCGAGTAGCGTGGTGTGCCCCTTCTGCCGCTACTCCACCAGCCTGTTGGGAGAGGTGGTGAGCAGCCTGCCGGACGACCGCAGCCTGGTGGCAATGTTGACTTTGCAAAGCAGAAACCGAAGGAACCTTCAGTACCGCCAGGAGAACACCACAGAACTGCTGCTCGACCCCAGAAACCTGGGCGACCCCTCTACTTACTCTTCCATCCGAGGCTCTCCTAACTTTGTGGTCATCACCATCATGGACACTCCGCCGCGTCCCTCCCTGAGCCAGGACACCCTGCACCGGCAGGGCGGACCCCACGCTCCAAACCGTTTGTCCAGCCAGGACTCCATGGCGTCCATCACACAGAGGTGGACCTGGTGGAACTGCATCGCCCTCCTGTGCCAGACCTCGGCCCGGGTGCTGGTGTGGATGCTGGGCCTGCTCTTCTTCAGCTCGCTGCCCATGGGGGTCTACCTGCTTATCATGCAGCAGACCACTGTGGGGGTGCTGCTGGTCGGCCTGATCCCCACCAGCCTGGTTGTTGTCATGTTCTACGGCTTCTGCCAGTGCTTCTGCCGGGAGGTCTGGAAATGCATGCCGCCATAG